Proteins encoded by one window of Burkholderia plantarii:
- a CDS encoding IclR family transcriptional regulator, giving the protein MSKIAKTSATSSGPTVPNVVKAKPTLGRPTKQPRGDSLGIQAAEITLDILSTITSNGAAIGLSDIARRTGLIPSKAHRYLVSLVQRGMLRQSAANGLYDLGPAAVEIGMSALNRFDPLAIIQEIVPVLAAKTGFTTALYVWTHLGPTLIRVENGLHSLPVRLKVGTAVPMVGSATGRVFLAYLPRQDTEALVANERESAAADELAFPTQKQIEEIVSGVRSEAVYWTRDAIVPGAAAVLPLFSREGELVAAIMQGMPPGKTGAAAKSAVIAALTETMETLVSKSGFARRPVS; this is encoded by the coding sequence ATGAGCAAAATCGCTAAGACGAGCGCGACGTCGTCCGGGCCCACGGTGCCGAATGTCGTCAAAGCAAAACCAACACTGGGACGGCCCACCAAGCAACCTCGCGGCGATTCCTTGGGTATTCAGGCGGCTGAGATCACCCTGGACATCCTCAGCACAATCACAAGCAATGGCGCAGCCATTGGTTTGAGTGATATTGCAAGAAGGACTGGCTTGATTCCGAGTAAAGCTCACAGGTATCTGGTGAGCTTGGTGCAACGCGGGATGCTGCGGCAGTCTGCTGCGAATGGCCTCTATGATCTCGGGCCGGCCGCGGTGGAGATCGGAATGTCGGCGCTTAACCGGTTCGATCCGCTGGCTATCATCCAGGAGATCGTCCCTGTCCTTGCGGCTAAGACTGGCTTTACGACAGCCCTCTACGTCTGGACCCACCTCGGCCCCACGCTTATTCGAGTCGAAAATGGCTTGCATAGTCTTCCGGTGCGCCTAAAGGTTGGTACGGCGGTACCGATGGTCGGGTCTGCAACGGGCAGGGTTTTCCTCGCATACCTGCCTCGGCAGGATACCGAAGCGCTCGTTGCCAATGAGCGCGAGAGCGCTGCGGCAGATGAACTGGCTTTTCCGACTCAGAAGCAGATTGAGGAGATTGTGTCGGGCGTTCGGAGCGAGGCAGTGTACTGGACTCGAGACGCCATCGTGCCAGGCGCTGCCGCAGTGCTGCCATTGTTTAGCAGAGAAGGTGAACTTGTTGCGGCGATCATGCAAGGCATGCCGCCGGGGAAAACGGGCGCTGCGGCAAAGTCCGCCGTGATTGCGGCGCTGACTGAGACCATGGAAACACTGGTGAGCAAGAGCGGATTCGCAAGGCGGCCGGTGAGTTAG
- a CDS encoding MFS transporter has translation MRANDLPPGHESSETLQTRVALISARLERLPFGAGHAKVLFAAGSAHFFDAFDALTIAFVLPVLMLLWKLTPVEAGLLVSAGYAGQMVGALIAGAAAERYGRVRTLRWMIALLGLLSFASAFAWSYGVLILLRVVQGLGLGGETPVAATYINEVSPGRIRGRIVFVLQSTFALGTLLAAIVAVRLIPHYGWQSMFFVGTLPVLVGVVLPLLAPESPRWLASQGRIDEAESIVSEWETTRGPQQNTIDPKSLVISNLTVQEKSSFAALLARGLRTRTVGLWVYACCTSLVMYGIAVWMPTLYKTVYHVPVDLALKYALYANITAFIGAISGIFIIDRLGRRKTFLIGFTGAALPMGYLAFFGAGLPVETVAVLAPISYLFICYPIAGLYVYAPEVYPTHMRAIGAGAASSWLRIGSIVGPSIMGALLTYYRVEYVFGFLFFAAVAGALAILLTAVETTGKQLEEIA, from the coding sequence ATGCGAGCGAACGATCTTCCCCCTGGGCACGAGTCAAGCGAGACACTGCAGACACGTGTTGCCCTCATCTCCGCCCGGCTTGAGCGACTCCCCTTCGGAGCTGGTCATGCAAAGGTTTTGTTTGCCGCGGGTTCCGCCCATTTCTTCGATGCGTTCGATGCACTGACTATTGCATTTGTTCTACCTGTGCTGATGCTCTTGTGGAAGCTGACGCCAGTGGAAGCCGGGTTGCTGGTCTCTGCTGGCTACGCAGGTCAGATGGTGGGAGCTCTCATCGCAGGCGCCGCCGCCGAGCGCTATGGGCGGGTACGCACGCTACGTTGGATGATCGCTCTGCTCGGGTTGTTGAGCTTCGCTTCCGCTTTCGCATGGAGTTATGGCGTTCTGATTCTTCTTCGCGTCGTGCAAGGCCTCGGCCTGGGTGGGGAAACCCCGGTCGCCGCCACCTATATCAACGAAGTCAGCCCAGGGCGGATCCGCGGAAGAATCGTATTTGTCTTGCAGTCCACATTTGCTTTGGGAACGCTCCTGGCGGCCATCGTCGCAGTCCGGCTGATTCCCCACTATGGATGGCAATCGATGTTCTTCGTCGGCACATTGCCCGTGCTCGTGGGAGTAGTGTTGCCACTGCTTGCCCCTGAGTCGCCGCGATGGCTCGCGTCGCAAGGTCGGATTGACGAAGCCGAGAGCATCGTTAGCGAATGGGAGACGACTCGGGGCCCCCAGCAAAATACTATAGATCCGAAGTCGCTCGTGATCAGCAACCTAACGGTGCAAGAGAAGAGTTCCTTTGCCGCTTTGCTCGCACGAGGGCTTCGCACTCGCACTGTGGGCCTGTGGGTCTACGCTTGTTGCACATCCCTGGTGATGTATGGAATCGCTGTGTGGATGCCGACCCTGTACAAAACGGTTTATCACGTGCCCGTCGATCTCGCGTTGAAGTACGCCCTCTACGCGAATATCACCGCCTTCATCGGTGCGATCTCCGGAATCTTCATCATTGATCGTCTTGGCCGGCGCAAGACGTTCTTGATCGGCTTCACAGGCGCCGCACTCCCCATGGGTTACCTGGCCTTCTTCGGTGCTGGGCTTCCTGTGGAAACTGTTGCGGTGCTTGCCCCCATTAGCTATCTGTTCATCTGCTATCCGATTGCCGGTCTGTATGTGTATGCGCCCGAGGTCTATCCAACTCACATGAGGGCAATCGGCGCGGGGGCTGCAAGTTCATGGCTGCGGATCGGCTCGATCGTTGGCCCTTCCATTATGGGCGCCCTCCTCACCTACTACCGCGTCGAGTACGTCTTCGGCTTCCTGTTTTTTGCTGCGGTTGCCGGCGCCCTAGCGATCCTACTGACAGCCGTTGAAACCACGGGAAAGCAGCTCGAGGAAATCGCTTAA
- a CDS encoding LysR family transcriptional regulator, protein MDRFLSIQAFVGVAHAGSFVAAARELGISKSVVSSRIAQLEEFIGAPLFIRDTRNVSLTLGGRRYLTQCEQWVSHATDLVEDMRGMLSSLSGSLRIHALPGFAIAYLGDIAGKFQERYPEVKLDLVVDDGLVDPVKDGFDCTLQIFEPVSDALVARRLFAWRGVFCASPRYLSSQGAPSSPIELGSHRLGLYSRYPTEDRWTWYDGENRMDVELVPSLRSNSVKLLTDYASGGYGIVYVPTLIAHEFLLSGELQPLLTKFQLPRYWLYAVYPAPYRTKKILQIFLDMLEGRPGEDAPWDEELIKRGILAPQPLEGTSPL, encoded by the coding sequence ATGGATAGGTTTCTAAGCATACAAGCGTTTGTCGGCGTAGCCCATGCCGGTAGTTTCGTTGCTGCTGCCAGGGAATTAGGCATTTCGAAGTCCGTCGTTTCGAGCCGTATCGCGCAGTTGGAAGAGTTCATTGGCGCGCCGCTTTTCATTCGCGACACACGCAACGTCAGCCTGACTCTCGGAGGTCGTCGTTATCTGACTCAATGTGAACAATGGGTCAGTCACGCGACCGACCTGGTGGAAGATATGCGTGGGATGCTATCGTCGTTGTCAGGGTCGCTCCGCATTCACGCGCTTCCCGGCTTCGCAATCGCGTATCTCGGCGATATAGCGGGGAAATTTCAGGAACGCTACCCTGAGGTAAAGCTCGATCTCGTTGTTGACGACGGTCTCGTTGATCCAGTCAAAGATGGCTTCGACTGCACATTGCAAATCTTCGAGCCGGTTTCGGATGCGCTTGTGGCGCGACGCCTATTCGCATGGCGTGGGGTGTTTTGTGCGTCACCCCGGTACCTGTCTTCCCAAGGCGCACCTAGCTCCCCTATCGAACTTGGATCGCATCGGCTTGGTCTGTATTCGCGCTATCCAACAGAAGATCGATGGACCTGGTACGACGGTGAAAACCGGATGGACGTTGAACTCGTCCCGTCATTGCGCTCAAACAGCGTCAAATTGCTCACGGACTATGCTTCCGGTGGATATGGGATCGTCTACGTGCCAACACTGATCGCGCATGAGTTTCTCCTGTCTGGAGAACTCCAGCCCCTGCTGACAAAATTTCAACTACCTCGATACTGGCTCTATGCCGTATATCCAGCGCCGTACCGGACCAAGAAGATACTGCAGATTTTCCTCGATATGCTAGAGGGCCGACCGGGCGAAGACGCCCCGTGGGATGAAGAGTTGATCAAGCGCGGCATCCTTGCACCACAGCCCCTCGAAGGCACTTCCCCGCTCTGA
- a CDS encoding plasmid pRiA4b ORF-3 family protein, whose product MAKSFQRFTLHVQLQHIEPPIWRRIEVEGTESLRKLHHILQAAFGWEDSHLHDFLVDGMTYAMFEVDDVLDFADPGTTADDRKVRLQKVLKPGSRFLYRYDFGDGWDHAIVVKKVEIVESEPWGAAQVIDGARACPPEDVGGPPGYDAFLNTLSNDPNSEEAEHYRNWVGPGFDADRFDLRAANATLLRMASNRWGNR is encoded by the coding sequence ATGGCGAAATCGTTCCAGCGCTTTACCCTGCACGTGCAGCTTCAACACATCGAGCCGCCCATCTGGCGTCGGATCGAGGTCGAAGGAACCGAGTCACTGCGCAAGCTGCACCATATCCTGCAGGCGGCCTTCGGCTGGGAAGACTCCCACCTGCACGACTTCCTGGTCGACGGCATGACCTACGCCATGTTCGAGGTCGATGACGTGCTGGACTTCGCTGATCCGGGCACGACCGCCGATGACCGCAAGGTTCGACTGCAGAAGGTCCTGAAACCTGGCTCACGCTTCCTCTACCGGTACGACTTCGGGGACGGGTGGGATCACGCCATCGTCGTTAAGAAAGTGGAAATCGTTGAAAGCGAACCGTGGGGCGCGGCCCAGGTCATCGATGGTGCTCGCGCGTGCCCGCCAGAAGATGTGGGCGGCCCGCCTGGCTACGACGCGTTCCTGAACACGCTATCTAACGATCCGAATAGCGAAGAGGCAGAACATTACCGAAACTGGGTTGGCCCCGGCTTCGATGCCGATCGGTTCGATCTGCGTGCTGCCAATGCCACGCTGCTGCGCATGGCATCCAATCGTTGGGGAAACCGGTAA
- the tnpA gene encoding IS66-like element accessory protein TnpA yields MEIKAQGRRRGSKNYTNEFRTQVVAETRDPTRSLAEVARAHGLNANLVSKWRRDQEQEATSASAPVELFLPVQMASPPIPEPVRSSGLVIECRGVRACFEGKPESDVLRLVLTSLLDVGS; encoded by the coding sequence ATGGAAATCAAGGCGCAGGGCCGCCGACGAGGCTCCAAGAATTACACGAATGAGTTTCGCACGCAGGTCGTGGCGGAAACACGAGACCCGACCCGTTCACTGGCGGAAGTTGCACGCGCGCATGGGTTGAACGCGAATCTCGTGTCGAAGTGGCGTCGGGATCAGGAGCAAGAGGCGACGTCCGCATCCGCGCCAGTTGAATTATTCCTGCCTGTTCAGATGGCATCACCGCCGATACCGGAACCGGTCAGATCATCCGGGCTGGTCATCGAATGTCGTGGCGTGCGCGCGTGTTTCGAAGGCAAGCCGGAGTCTGATGTCCTGCGGCTTGTGCTGACAAGCTTGCTGGATGTGGGTTCGTGA
- the tnpC gene encoding IS66 family transposase codes for MTTANAYPDDIEALKALLLERDARIGHLEDVVESHKAATATDKAEIERLKLLIAKLRRMQFGRRSEKLDRQIEQLELRLEELEADEGAAPIEIPRTPRTAPEQVQRKPLPDHLPREIQIHWPESRETCTACGAPMKQLGEDVAEQLEYVPASFRVIRHVRPKLACSCCDHIAQAAAPSRPIERGMAGPGLLAHVLVAKFADHLPLYRQSVIYAREGVELDRSLLAKWVGHTAALLQPLVDALRRHVMAATKLHADDTPVPVLAPGNGKTKTGRLWVYVRDDRASSDAAPPAVWFAYTPDRKGIHPQQHLESFNGTLQADAYGGYQAIYETGHVAEAACWAHARRQFYELHAARPNVLNTEALERIGALYKVEEQIRGKPPDERRAHRQTRARPLLDQLHAWLSATLETLSRKSDTSRAILYALNRWEALTRYCDDGHLEIDNLPVERALRGVAIGRRNYLFAGADSGGERAAAIYSLIGTAKLNGIDPEAYLRVVLARIADHPINQVEGLLPWKMTTPAS; via the coding sequence ATGACGACGGCGAACGCGTACCCGGACGACATCGAAGCGCTCAAGGCTCTACTGCTCGAGCGCGATGCCCGCATCGGGCATCTGGAAGACGTGGTCGAATCGCACAAGGCGGCGACGGCAACCGACAAGGCGGAGATCGAGCGTCTCAAGCTGCTGATCGCAAAGCTGCGCCGCATGCAGTTCGGCCGCCGCTCGGAGAAACTGGACCGCCAGATCGAGCAGCTCGAGCTGCGTCTGGAAGAACTCGAGGCCGACGAAGGCGCTGCCCCCATCGAGATTCCCAGGACGCCACGCACGGCACCGGAACAGGTACAACGCAAGCCGTTGCCGGATCACCTGCCGCGCGAGATCCAGATCCATTGGCCCGAATCACGTGAAACCTGCACGGCGTGCGGTGCGCCGATGAAGCAGCTTGGCGAGGACGTCGCCGAACAACTCGAGTATGTGCCGGCGAGCTTCCGGGTCATCCGCCATGTGCGGCCGAAGCTGGCATGTTCATGCTGCGATCACATCGCCCAGGCTGCTGCGCCGAGCCGTCCCATCGAGCGAGGCATGGCTGGCCCGGGACTGCTGGCTCACGTACTGGTCGCGAAGTTCGCGGATCACCTGCCGCTCTACCGGCAGTCGGTGATCTATGCGCGGGAAGGTGTCGAGCTGGATCGCTCGCTGCTGGCGAAGTGGGTTGGTCACACTGCGGCGCTGCTGCAACCGCTCGTCGACGCACTGCGTCGCCACGTCATGGCGGCGACGAAGCTCCATGCCGACGATACGCCAGTGCCGGTGCTTGCGCCAGGGAACGGCAAGACCAAAACCGGACGCCTGTGGGTGTATGTGCGTGACGATCGGGCGTCCAGCGACGCCGCTCCGCCGGCCGTCTGGTTTGCCTATACGCCGGACCGCAAGGGCATCCATCCGCAGCAGCATCTCGAATCGTTCAATGGCACGTTGCAGGCCGACGCCTACGGCGGCTACCAAGCGATTTACGAAACGGGACACGTTGCCGAAGCAGCATGCTGGGCCCACGCACGGCGGCAGTTCTACGAATTGCATGCGGCTCGCCCAAATGTATTGAACACCGAGGCGCTGGAACGTATCGGCGCGCTCTACAAGGTCGAAGAGCAGATCCGTGGCAAACCGCCCGATGAGCGGCGAGCGCACCGACAAACTCGCGCCAGGCCCTTGCTCGATCAACTCCATGCGTGGCTGAGCGCCACACTGGAGACGCTCTCGCGCAAATCCGACACGAGTCGGGCGATCCTCTACGCGTTGAACCGGTGGGAAGCGCTCACGCGCTACTGCGACGACGGGCATCTCGAAATCGATAACCTGCCGGTCGAGCGCGCGTTGCGCGGAGTGGCTATCGGGCGCCGAAACTACCTGTTCGCCGGCGCGGACTCAGGTGGGGAGCGTGCTGCCGCGATCTACAGCCTGATCGGGACGGCCAAGCTCAACGGCATCGATCCCGAGGCGTATCTGCGCGTCGTGCTTGCGCGCATTGCAGACCATCCGATCAACCAGGTCGAAGGCCTGCTGCCCTGGAAAATGACCACCCCAGCATCGTAA
- a CDS encoding fumarylacetoacetate hydrolase family protein produces the protein MQTFNLLTYETADSTRPGVSVGSKLYDLNELLGSTEYPTTLSVVQSWDKAAKQIRDRLELSPTPLGELNDFVLRAPIRPQAVYCVGANYRAHVKNMEAANKLDVEVLDGTLTPWFFLKTSHTITGPGDVVNPCTYLDWEGELAAIIGNPARNVEAADALKYVAGYTVSNDLSARDFMFRDKSDPQSPFYYDWVSQKNFDQSCAIGPWIVPATAVPDPQKLSLVTTVNGKVRQNATTSDMIYTLAQQISFLSNRFTLYPGDLILTGTPNGVGMETGERLATSDIVTVAIDGIGELTNTIR, from the coding sequence ATGCAAACGTTCAACCTTCTTACGTATGAAACCGCCGACTCGACTCGTCCTGGCGTCTCCGTTGGCTCCAAGCTCTATGATCTGAACGAATTACTTGGAAGCACGGAGTATCCGACAACTTTGTCGGTCGTTCAGTCATGGGACAAGGCGGCCAAACAGATTCGCGACCGCCTCGAACTCTCCCCCACACCACTTGGCGAGTTGAACGACTTTGTTCTCCGAGCTCCAATTCGCCCGCAAGCGGTCTATTGCGTCGGCGCAAACTACCGCGCGCACGTCAAGAATATGGAAGCGGCCAACAAGCTTGACGTCGAGGTTCTCGACGGCACGCTTACGCCCTGGTTCTTTCTCAAGACCAGCCACACGATCACCGGTCCTGGTGATGTCGTGAACCCCTGCACTTACCTCGACTGGGAAGGTGAACTCGCCGCGATCATTGGCAATCCCGCGCGAAACGTTGAGGCGGCTGACGCCCTGAAGTACGTCGCTGGATACACCGTGTCCAACGATCTTTCGGCTCGGGATTTCATGTTCCGGGACAAATCCGATCCCCAATCCCCTTTTTATTACGATTGGGTATCTCAAAAAAACTTCGACCAATCGTGCGCGATCGGGCCGTGGATCGTTCCGGCGACCGCTGTGCCAGATCCTCAAAAGCTGTCACTGGTGACTACGGTCAATGGCAAGGTACGTCAGAACGCCACAACTAGCGACATGATTTACACGCTGGCGCAGCAGATCTCTTTCCTGTCAAACCGATTCACACTGTATCCGGGCGATCTGATTCTCACAGGCACGCCTAACGGCGTCGGGATGGAGACTGGTGAGCGTCTGGCGACGAGCGACATAGTGACCGTCGCAATCGACGGAATTGGCGAGCTGACCAATACGATTCGCTGA
- the tnpB gene encoding IS66 family insertion sequence element accessory protein TnpB (TnpB, as the term is used for proteins encoded by IS66 family insertion elements, is considered an accessory protein, since TnpC, encoded by a neighboring gene, is a DDE family transposase.) translates to MLGLPAGPRVWLAAGVTDMRSGFNSLAAKVQTVLERDPFSGHVFVFRGRRGDLVKVLWWSGDGMCLLMKRLERGRFVWPRADGGVVSLSQAQLSMLLEGIDWRQPVRTAAPTSAL, encoded by the coding sequence ATGCTGGGCCTTCCCGCTGGGCCGCGGGTGTGGCTGGCTGCTGGTGTGACCGATATGCGTTCCGGCTTCAATAGCCTGGCCGCGAAGGTGCAGACCGTGCTCGAGCGGGACCCGTTCAGCGGACACGTGTTTGTGTTCCGCGGCCGACGCGGCGATCTGGTCAAGGTGCTGTGGTGGAGCGGTGACGGCATGTGTCTGCTGATGAAACGGCTTGAACGCGGCCGCTTTGTCTGGCCGCGTGCGGATGGGGGCGTCGTCAGCTTGAGCCAGGCGCAGTTGTCCATGTTGCTGGAAGGCATCGACTGGCGGCAGCCGGTGCGCACGGCGGCGCCGACCTCAGCGTTGTAA
- a CDS encoding hydantoinase B/oxoprolinase family protein: protein MNVQKEVDAVTAEIVRNGIIAVTEEMKINLTRTAYNMIIYEALDFTVGLFTPEGETISIGLGLPMFIRGMSETVKAKIKHFGIENIHENDILITNDAYITGSHLNHVTLTMPVFHEGSLVAFTCCMAHWIDVGGSMGHVTTDIYSEGIQIPILKYQSQGVVNQDLVDIILMNVRLPDLAIGDLRAQVTAVVTGEQRFLDLVRRYGVPQIHQSVAAIMDHTEAAARAHTLTIPDGVYEATSFMDDDGINIGTRIPVKVRVEVTGDEMTIDLSDVSRQVSGFYNSGITTGIACAQVAYKCLTTPTEYPVNDGSFRSLKVIMPPGRVVSATRPAPMRWWMTFPMTVIDTIFKALAPAIPDRAIAGHYADLVAATFHGINPRDGRFYIGVFGPPGGGWGAKKSEDGVSTTICINDGDTHNSPVEQAEAKYPVLVEKYELNQDSGGAGEHRGGLGANLVFQALAPMAVDSTIERMHCRPWGLEGGLDGAGNRVSVRVNGEWRTDMPNAKLHGHKLHKGDAFLLQSGGGGGFGDPLRRDLTKLAEDIREGYVSAEAAERDYQAVIDQNTGLIDIAATQRKRAAPAH, encoded by the coding sequence ATGAACGTGCAGAAAGAAGTCGACGCTGTAACGGCCGAAATCGTACGAAATGGCATCATTGCGGTCACAGAAGAGATGAAGATCAATCTCACCCGCACCGCTTACAACATGATCATCTATGAGGCACTGGATTTCACAGTTGGCCTTTTCACGCCTGAGGGTGAAACTATCTCGATCGGACTTGGTTTGCCAATGTTCATCCGAGGTATGTCAGAAACCGTCAAGGCCAAGATCAAGCACTTCGGTATCGAGAACATCCATGAAAACGATATTCTCATTACCAACGACGCGTACATCACGGGCAGCCATCTGAACCATGTCACGCTGACCATGCCTGTCTTCCATGAAGGCTCTCTGGTTGCCTTCACCTGCTGCATGGCGCATTGGATCGACGTTGGCGGATCGATGGGCCATGTCACCACCGACATCTACTCGGAAGGCATCCAGATTCCGATCCTGAAGTACCAAAGCCAGGGCGTTGTCAATCAAGATTTGGTTGATATCATCCTGATGAATGTACGGCTGCCCGATCTTGCCATCGGAGACCTGCGTGCGCAGGTCACAGCGGTCGTCACAGGTGAGCAGCGGTTCCTGGACCTGGTCCGTCGCTACGGAGTGCCCCAGATCCATCAGTCGGTGGCTGCGATCATGGACCACACAGAGGCAGCAGCACGCGCGCACACTCTGACGATTCCGGACGGCGTGTACGAGGCTACGTCATTCATGGATGATGACGGCATCAATATTGGTACGCGCATTCCCGTCAAGGTCCGTGTCGAGGTCACCGGTGACGAGATGACGATTGATCTCTCCGACGTCAGTCGTCAAGTCAGCGGCTTCTATAACTCCGGTATCACCACCGGCATCGCGTGCGCCCAAGTCGCGTACAAGTGCTTGACCACGCCGACGGAATACCCGGTCAATGACGGAAGCTTCCGATCGCTGAAGGTCATCATGCCCCCCGGTCGTGTCGTCAGCGCTACCCGTCCGGCACCGATGCGCTGGTGGATGACGTTCCCCATGACCGTCATCGATACAATTTTCAAGGCGCTCGCTCCGGCTATCCCGGATCGAGCAATCGCCGGCCACTACGCCGATCTGGTCGCCGCGACGTTCCATGGCATCAATCCACGAGATGGCCGATTCTACATCGGTGTATTTGGCCCGCCGGGTGGCGGCTGGGGCGCCAAGAAGTCTGAGGATGGCGTATCCACCACCATCTGCATCAACGACGGCGACACACACAATAGCCCTGTGGAGCAGGCGGAAGCCAAGTATCCAGTGCTCGTGGAGAAATACGAACTGAACCAAGACAGCGGTGGTGCTGGCGAGCATCGTGGCGGTCTCGGCGCAAACCTGGTTTTCCAGGCCTTGGCCCCAATGGCCGTCGACAGCACGATCGAGCGCATGCATTGCCGACCGTGGGGACTGGAAGGGGGGCTCGATGGCGCAGGAAATCGGGTCAGCGTTCGAGTGAACGGAGAATGGCGCACGGACATGCCTAACGCAAAGTTGCACGGCCACAAGCTCCACAAGGGCGATGCCTTCCTTCTGCAGTCGGGAGGTGGCGGTGGATTCGGCGACCCGTTGCGTCGCGACTTGACCAAGCTCGCGGAAGACATACGAGAGGGATATGTCAGCGCCGAGGCCGCTGAGCGTGACTACCAAGCAGTCATAGACCAAAACACCGGTTTGATCGATATCGCCGCTACGCAACGCAAGCGTGCAGCGCCAGCCCATTAA
- a CDS encoding porin, translating to MKKYIALIGCAGLYSIGHAQSSVTIYGIIDNGVAYFDSLSTSAKLPGHSRISADSPFALWGFKGNEDLGNGLSATFVLENGFNGYTGSSLQGGRLFGRQSTVGLTSRDYGSVTLGRQYDIGFDYVGTRSASIQFMGVYGAHIGDNDNMFSSVRLQNSVKYQSPRFGGFDFGGMYAFSNQAGNFANNSAYNFGLRYTGSSFAIGGAYTKMRSPSAGQSATDNPGGAQGGEYVIGASQIFASAGFVNEQTIARLALSYFYGPGTYNLVLSETRYTYADASRLKLHNYELNARYALSPAWFVGVAYIFTDGNATGAANSSGLFQGNNPQWHQVDAVMGYQLSKRTSVLLKGVYQVAAGSGSIAAINLSGYVSGSNQKSMSMMSLGLRHIF from the coding sequence ATGAAAAAATACATCGCGCTCATCGGGTGCGCCGGCCTGTACTCGATCGGGCACGCTCAATCGTCGGTGACCATTTACGGGATAATCGACAATGGGGTGGCGTACTTTGACAGCCTTTCCACATCGGCCAAACTGCCCGGCCACAGCCGAATATCTGCCGATTCCCCGTTCGCACTCTGGGGCTTCAAGGGCAATGAAGATCTTGGGAACGGCCTGTCCGCGACGTTTGTTCTTGAGAACGGCTTCAATGGCTACACCGGCTCGTCCTTGCAGGGCGGCCGCCTTTTTGGCCGCCAGTCCACTGTAGGCCTCACATCGCGGGACTATGGCTCCGTGACACTGGGACGGCAATATGACATCGGCTTCGACTACGTAGGTACGCGTTCGGCTTCAATTCAATTCATGGGCGTGTACGGCGCTCACATTGGAGACAATGACAATATGTTCTCCTCTGTCCGCTTGCAGAACTCGGTCAAATATCAATCTCCCAGATTCGGCGGATTCGATTTTGGAGGTATGTACGCTTTCAGTAACCAGGCGGGCAATTTTGCGAACAACTCCGCGTACAACTTCGGGCTCCGATACACGGGGAGTAGCTTCGCCATTGGCGGCGCGTACACGAAGATGCGCTCCCCGTCGGCAGGCCAAAGCGCAACCGACAACCCGGGAGGCGCCCAAGGCGGCGAATATGTAATTGGCGCAAGCCAAATCTTCGCAAGCGCCGGATTCGTGAATGAGCAGACCATCGCGCGCCTCGCCCTCTCATACTTTTACGGGCCAGGCACCTACAATCTGGTGCTGAGCGAAACGCGCTACACGTACGCCGATGCTAGCAGGTTGAAGCTACACAATTACGAACTGAACGCCCGATACGCCCTCAGTCCGGCGTGGTTTGTCGGTGTTGCCTATATTTTCACCGACGGCAACGCTACGGGGGCAGCGAATAGCAGCGGCCTCTTTCAGGGCAACAATCCGCAGTGGCATCAAGTGGATGCGGTCATGGGATATCAGCTTTCGAAGAGAACGTCGGTACTGCTAAAAGGTGTGTATCAGGTCGCGGCCGGATCAGGCTCCATCGCGGCCATCAACCTCTCTGGTTATGTTTCGGGCTCGAACCAGAAGAGCATGTCGATGATGTCGCTGGGGTTACGACATATTTTTTGA